From the genome of Amycolatopsis sp. NBC_01488, one region includes:
- a CDS encoding alpha/beta hydrolase has product MKRIVAAVAAAGLAAGLMAAAPAASADPGVQFSPAPIAWGPCTSAGLKAAGAECGFLDVPMDYTKPGGAKVSVAVSRIKHKTPQSQGIMLVNPGGPGGSGLGLSVLGKYVPNHAGDNYDWIGFDPRGVGSSKPSISCDGNYFSYDRPAYVPTTPGLEKTWLARSKGYADACKKNGAILDHLKTTDVAQDMDSLRKALGEKQINYYGFSYGTYLGQVYSTMYPKNVRRMVLDGNVDPRKVWYQANLDQDVAFDKNIKIYFDWLASYDSVYHLGKTGSAVEKLWYDTQRKLAKNPAGGVIGGDEWTDIFLQAGYYVFGWVDMAKAFDGYVHKGDWQTLKALYDDSNPPGNDNGFAVYLGVQCTDVQWPTDWNKWRADNWLTYFKAPFETWGNAWFNAPCVYWPAKAGKPVDIDGRKVAGALLISEELDAATPYPGSLEVRKRYPNSSLISAPGGTTHAGSLSGVSCVDDKIADYLATGTLPKRQPGNHSDVQCSPVPPPVPDGAAAQKSDSSAKAAQEKQSTLARLLHF; this is encoded by the coding sequence GTGAAGAGAATCGTTGCCGCCGTCGCCGCCGCGGGGCTCGCGGCCGGCCTGATGGCCGCCGCGCCCGCCGCTTCGGCGGATCCCGGGGTGCAGTTCAGCCCCGCGCCGATCGCCTGGGGGCCCTGCACTTCGGCCGGCCTGAAGGCCGCGGGCGCGGAGTGCGGCTTCCTCGACGTGCCGATGGACTACACGAAGCCGGGCGGGGCGAAGGTCTCCGTCGCGGTGTCGCGGATCAAGCACAAGACCCCGCAGTCGCAGGGGATCATGCTGGTGAACCCCGGCGGCCCCGGCGGTTCCGGCCTCGGGCTCTCGGTGCTCGGCAAGTACGTGCCGAACCACGCGGGCGACAACTACGACTGGATCGGCTTCGACCCTCGGGGCGTCGGGTCCAGCAAGCCGTCGATCAGCTGCGACGGGAACTACTTCAGCTACGACCGGCCGGCCTACGTGCCGACCACGCCGGGGCTGGAGAAGACGTGGCTCGCCCGTTCGAAGGGCTACGCCGACGCGTGCAAGAAGAACGGCGCGATCCTCGACCACCTCAAGACGACCGACGTCGCGCAGGACATGGACAGCCTGCGCAAGGCGCTGGGCGAGAAGCAGATCAACTACTACGGCTTCTCCTACGGCACCTACCTCGGCCAGGTGTACAGCACGATGTACCCGAAGAACGTCCGCCGGATGGTGCTCGACGGCAACGTCGACCCGCGGAAGGTCTGGTACCAGGCCAACCTCGACCAGGACGTCGCGTTCGACAAGAACATCAAGATCTACTTCGACTGGCTGGCGTCCTACGACAGCGTCTACCACCTCGGCAAGACCGGGTCCGCCGTGGAGAAGCTCTGGTACGACACGCAGCGCAAGCTCGCCAAGAACCCCGCGGGCGGCGTCATCGGCGGCGACGAGTGGACCGACATCTTCCTGCAGGCCGGCTACTACGTCTTCGGCTGGGTCGACATGGCCAAGGCCTTCGACGGCTACGTCCACAAGGGTGACTGGCAGACGCTGAAGGCGCTCTACGACGACTCGAACCCGCCCGGCAACGACAACGGGTTCGCCGTGTACCTCGGCGTGCAGTGCACCGACGTGCAGTGGCCGACCGACTGGAACAAGTGGCGCGCCGACAACTGGCTCACCTACTTCAAGGCCCCGTTCGAGACCTGGGGCAACGCCTGGTTCAACGCGCCCTGCGTGTACTGGCCGGCGAAGGCGGGCAAGCCGGTGGACATCGACGGCCGCAAGGTGGCCGGGGCGCTTCTGATCAGCGAAGAGCTCGACGCCGCCACGCCGTACCCCGGCAGCCTCGAGGTCCGGAAACGGTACCCGAACTCGAGCCTGATCAGCGCGCCGGGCGGCACGACGCACGCCGGCTCGCTGTCCGGGGTGTCCTGTGTGGACGACAAGATCGCCGACTACCTGGCCACCGGCACGCTGCCGAAGCGCCAGCCCGGCAACCACTCGGACGTCCAGTGCAGTCCGGTCCCGCCGCCGGTGCCCGACGGCGCCGCGGCGCAGAAGTCGGACAGCTCCGCGAAGGCCGCCCAGGAGAAGCAGAGCACGCTGGCCCGCCTGCTGCACTTCTGA
- a CDS encoding helix-turn-helix domain containing protein, translating into MSIIEERRTEIRAQEITYQIAVATRTDDDRAEPTPRVMITLEAGGPGGEAVAEGSLDLDVAVAATVADLVADGLLSATGAGRGPRRRSAGRPAQQGRPWNEEMDAELESRWIAGESVAQIATYFERTPGGIRARLPRVGCDPETPGCYLPVPPSRRTDLDAGEPT; encoded by the coding sequence ATGTCGATCATCGAAGAGCGCCGGACCGAGATCCGGGCACAGGAAATCACCTACCAGATCGCGGTCGCCACCAGGACGGACGACGACCGCGCCGAACCGACCCCCAGGGTCATGATCACGCTCGAAGCCGGCGGTCCCGGCGGTGAAGCGGTCGCCGAGGGCAGCCTCGACCTGGACGTCGCGGTGGCGGCCACGGTGGCCGACCTCGTCGCGGACGGGTTGCTGTCCGCGACCGGCGCGGGCCGGGGGCCGCGGCGAAGATCCGCGGGCCGTCCTGCCCAACAGGGCCGCCCGTGGAACGAGGAGATGGACGCGGAGCTGGAGAGCCGGTGGATCGCGGGGGAGAGCGTCGCGCAGATCGCGACGTACTTCGAGCGCACTCCCGGCGGCATCCGCGCCCGGCTGCCTCGCGTGGGCTGCGACCCGGAGACCCCGGGTTGCTACCTGCCCGTCCCGCCGAGCAGGCGCACGGACCTGGACGCCGGTGAGCCGACCTGA
- the argC gene encoding N-acetyl-gamma-glutamyl-phosphate reductase, whose translation MTVNIAVAGASGYAGGELLRLLLAHPEVEIGTLTAASSAGTKLGVHQPHLVPLADRVLAETTPETLAGHDVVFLALPHGHSAEIAARLGPDVLVVDLGADHRLADPADWQRWYGGDHAGQWPYGLPELPGAREQLTGAKRVAVPGCFPTGGSLALAPAFAAGLIEPDVTVVAVTGTSGAGKSLKPNLLGSEVMGSASAYGVGGAHRHTPEFAQNLSAVAGEKVTVSFTPVLAPMPRGILTTASAPLKDGVDEAAARAAYEKAYDAEPFVQLLPAGAWPTTSATLGSNNVQLQVTVDADARRLVVVAAIDNLTKGTAGGAVQSMNLALGFPETTGLSTVGVAP comes from the coding sequence ATGACGGTGAACATCGCGGTGGCCGGAGCCAGCGGGTACGCGGGCGGCGAACTGCTGCGCCTGCTCCTGGCCCATCCCGAGGTCGAGATCGGCACGCTCACGGCCGCCAGCAGCGCGGGCACGAAGCTCGGCGTCCACCAGCCCCACCTCGTCCCCCTCGCCGACCGGGTCCTCGCCGAGACGACGCCGGAAACCCTCGCCGGCCACGACGTCGTGTTCCTCGCGCTGCCCCACGGGCATTCCGCGGAGATCGCGGCTCGGCTCGGCCCGGACGTCCTGGTCGTCGACCTCGGCGCCGACCACCGACTGGCCGACCCGGCCGACTGGCAGCGCTGGTACGGCGGCGACCACGCCGGCCAATGGCCGTACGGCCTGCCTGAACTGCCCGGTGCCCGCGAGCAGCTGACCGGGGCCAAGCGCGTCGCCGTGCCCGGCTGCTTCCCGACCGGCGGGTCGCTGGCCCTGGCGCCGGCGTTCGCCGCCGGGCTGATCGAGCCGGACGTCACGGTCGTCGCCGTCACCGGCACCTCCGGTGCCGGCAAGAGCCTCAAGCCGAACCTGCTCGGCTCGGAGGTGATGGGCTCGGCGAGCGCGTACGGCGTCGGCGGGGCCCACCGCCACACGCCCGAGTTCGCGCAGAACCTCTCGGCCGTCGCGGGGGAGAAGGTCACCGTGTCCTTCACCCCGGTGCTCGCGCCGATGCCCCGCGGCATCCTCACCACGGCGAGCGCCCCGCTGAAGGACGGCGTCGACGAGGCCGCCGCCCGCGCGGCGTACGAGAAGGCCTACGACGCGGAACCGTTCGTCCAGCTGCTGCCCGCGGGCGCCTGGCCGACCACGTCGGCGACGCTCGGCTCGAACAACGTCCAGCTGCAGGTCACGGTGGACGCCGACGCGCGGCGCCTGGTCGTCGTCGCCGCGATCGACAACCTCACCAAGGGCACCGCGGGCGGTGCCGTCCAGTCGATGAACCTCGCCCTCGGTTTCCCCGAGACCACCGGCCTTTCCACCGTAGGAGTCGCACCGTGA
- the argJ gene encoding bifunctional glutamate N-acetyltransferase/amino-acid acetyltransferase ArgJ: MTVTGPQGFRAAGIAAGIKASGALDFTLVVNDGPLDVAAGVFTRNVIKAAPVLWSQEVLKQQRLKAVVLNSGGANAATGPGGFQDTHATAEKVAEVLQAGAIEVAVCSTGLIGERLPMDAVLSGVDTAFKALDASAEASLNAATGVMTTDTKPKQAFAKHDSGWSVGGFAKGAGMLAPNLATMLSVLTTDAVVDKESLDRALRAATHVTFDRLDVDGGTSTNDTVLVLASGASGVEPSEAELTDLLTKVSLDLVLQLRADSEGATKDVNITVQGAESEADAIAVARTIAEDNLVKTALFGSDPNWGRIAMALGRVPARIDPETVSITINGVTLFARGMPGADRSEADLTGRAIEIVVDLGVGGEAATIYTTDLSHGYVEENSAYSS; this comes from the coding sequence GTGACCGTCACCGGGCCCCAGGGCTTCCGCGCCGCCGGCATCGCCGCCGGTATCAAGGCCTCCGGCGCGCTCGACTTCACGCTGGTCGTCAACGACGGCCCGCTCGACGTCGCGGCGGGCGTGTTCACGCGCAACGTCATCAAGGCCGCGCCGGTGCTGTGGTCGCAGGAGGTGCTCAAACAGCAGCGGCTCAAGGCCGTCGTCCTCAACTCGGGCGGCGCCAACGCGGCCACCGGTCCCGGTGGCTTCCAGGACACCCACGCCACGGCCGAAAAGGTGGCCGAAGTGCTGCAGGCGGGCGCGATCGAGGTCGCCGTGTGCTCCACCGGCCTGATCGGCGAACGGCTGCCGATGGACGCGGTCCTGTCCGGGGTGGACACCGCGTTCAAGGCGCTCGATGCGAGCGCCGAAGCGAGCCTGAACGCGGCCACGGGCGTGATGACCACCGACACGAAGCCCAAGCAGGCCTTCGCGAAGCACGACAGCGGCTGGAGCGTCGGCGGTTTCGCGAAGGGCGCGGGCATGCTCGCGCCGAACCTCGCCACCATGCTCTCGGTGCTGACCACCGACGCCGTGGTGGACAAGGAGAGCCTCGACCGGGCCCTGCGCGCGGCCACCCACGTCACCTTCGACCGCCTCGACGTCGACGGCGGCACGTCCACCAACGACACGGTCCTGGTCCTGGCCTCCGGCGCGAGCGGGGTCGAGCCGAGCGAGGCCGAGCTGACCGACCTGCTCACCAAGGTCAGCCTCGACCTGGTCCTCCAGCTGCGCGCGGACTCCGAAGGCGCCACTAAGGACGTCAACATCACCGTCCAGGGTGCCGAGTCCGAAGCCGACGCGATCGCGGTCGCCCGCACGATCGCCGAGGACAACCTGGTCAAGACGGCGCTGTTCGGCTCCGACCCGAACTGGGGCCGGATCGCGATGGCGCTCGGCCGGGTCCCGGCGCGGATCGACCCGGAAACCGTGTCGATCACGATCAACGGAGTCACCCTGTTCGCGCGGGGGATGCCCGGCGCCGACCGGTCCGAGGCCGACCTCACCGGCCGCGCCATCGAGATCGTCGTCGACCTCGGCGTCGGCGGCGAAGCGGCGACCATCTACACCACCGATCTTTCGCACGGTTACGTCGAAGAGAACAGCGCGTACTCCTCATGA
- the argB gene encoding acetylglutamate kinase, translating into MTQEALISADERLATAAEKAGVLIEALPWLQRFHGATVVVKYGGNAMIDDELKAAFAEDMVFLRLAGLRPVVVHGGGPQITAMLKRLGVEGEFKGGLRVTTPETMDIVRMVLTGQVSRELVGLINAHGPYAVGISGEDARLFTAERKQATVDGEQVDIGLVGEVAEVNPDAVLDIVNAGRIPVVSTVAPDVEGVVHNVNADTAAGALAAALGAEKLVVLTDVEGLYANWPDRSSLIDRIRVDRLEPMLPTLASGMIPKMEACVRAIRGGVRRAHVIDGRLAHSVLLEVFTSRGIGTMVFPETELP; encoded by the coding sequence ATGACCCAGGAGGCACTGATTTCCGCGGACGAGAGACTCGCGACGGCGGCCGAGAAGGCCGGGGTCCTCATCGAAGCGCTGCCGTGGCTGCAGCGGTTCCACGGCGCGACGGTGGTGGTCAAGTACGGCGGCAACGCCATGATCGACGACGAGCTGAAAGCGGCCTTCGCCGAGGACATGGTGTTCCTCCGGCTGGCCGGCCTGCGCCCGGTCGTCGTGCACGGCGGCGGCCCGCAGATCACCGCGATGCTGAAGCGCCTCGGCGTCGAAGGCGAGTTCAAGGGCGGCCTGCGCGTCACCACGCCGGAGACGATGGACATCGTCCGGATGGTGCTCACCGGCCAGGTCAGCCGCGAGCTCGTCGGGCTGATCAACGCCCACGGGCCGTACGCCGTGGGCATCTCCGGCGAAGACGCGCGGCTGTTCACCGCCGAGCGCAAACAGGCCACTGTGGACGGTGAGCAGGTCGATATCGGGCTCGTCGGCGAGGTCGCCGAGGTCAACCCGGACGCGGTGCTCGACATCGTGAACGCCGGGCGCATCCCGGTGGTCTCCACCGTCGCCCCGGACGTCGAGGGCGTCGTGCACAACGTCAACGCCGACACCGCCGCGGGTGCGCTCGCGGCCGCTTTGGGCGCCGAGAAGCTCGTCGTGCTCACCGACGTCGAAGGCCTCTACGCGAACTGGCCCGACCGCTCGTCGCTGATCGACCGCATCCGCGTCGACCGCCTCGAGCCGATGCTGCCCACCCTGGCCAGCGGCATGATCCCGAAGATGGAGGCGTGCGTGCGCGCCATCCGCGGCGGCGTGCGCCGGGCGCACGTGATCGACGGCCGCCTCGCCCACTCGGTGCTGCTGGAGGTCTTCACCTCGCGCGGCATCGGCACCATGGTCTTCCCCGAAACGGAGCTCCCGTGA
- a CDS encoding acetylornithine transaminase, translating to MTDLQSNVDGQQHWQSALMDNYGTPALTLVRGEGAKVWDADGKEYVDLVGGIAVNALGHAHPAVVEAVTTQVKQLGHTSNLYVNPVAVELAEALLDVAGLTGHGKVLFVNSGAEANEAALKISRLTGRTKVIAAEGAFHGRTMGALTLTGQPGKRDPFKPLVPGVEHVPFGDVAALKAAVDTETAAVFLEPVLGEAGVIPAPDGYLQAAREITKATGTLLVLDEVQTGLGRLGTWFGYQQTGIVPDVITLAKGLGGGLPLGAVIGVGAAGDLLKPGQHGTTFGGNPVCCAAGLAVLKTIAADGLLDHVSALGKDIAAGVEALGHPLVAGVRGSGLLLGIALRQPVSGAVAKAVQDAGYLVNPVAPDTIRLAPPLVLDGDQAQGFLTALPNALDTTTKDAD from the coding sequence GTGACCGACCTTCAGTCCAATGTGGACGGCCAGCAGCACTGGCAGTCCGCCCTGATGGACAACTACGGCACCCCGGCGCTGACGCTCGTCCGCGGCGAAGGCGCGAAGGTGTGGGACGCCGACGGCAAGGAGTACGTCGACCTGGTCGGCGGCATCGCCGTGAACGCGCTGGGCCATGCGCACCCGGCGGTCGTCGAGGCCGTCACCACGCAGGTCAAGCAGCTCGGCCACACCTCGAACCTGTACGTCAACCCGGTGGCCGTCGAGCTGGCCGAAGCGCTGCTCGACGTCGCCGGCCTCACCGGCCACGGCAAGGTGCTCTTCGTCAACTCCGGCGCCGAGGCCAACGAAGCCGCGCTGAAGATCAGCAGGCTGACCGGCCGCACCAAGGTGATCGCCGCCGAGGGCGCGTTCCACGGCCGGACCATGGGCGCGCTGACGCTGACCGGTCAGCCCGGCAAGCGCGACCCGTTCAAGCCGCTGGTGCCCGGGGTGGAGCACGTGCCGTTCGGGGACGTCGCAGCGCTGAAGGCCGCCGTCGACACCGAGACCGCGGCCGTCTTCCTGGAGCCGGTGCTCGGCGAGGCGGGCGTCATCCCGGCACCCGACGGCTACCTGCAGGCCGCCCGCGAGATCACCAAGGCCACGGGCACGCTGCTGGTGCTCGACGAGGTGCAGACCGGCCTCGGCCGGCTCGGCACCTGGTTCGGCTACCAGCAGACCGGCATCGTCCCGGACGTGATCACGCTGGCGAAGGGCCTCGGCGGCGGCTTGCCGCTGGGCGCGGTGATCGGCGTCGGCGCGGCCGGCGACCTGCTCAAGCCCGGCCAGCACGGCACCACCTTCGGCGGCAACCCCGTGTGCTGCGCGGCCGGCCTGGCCGTGCTCAAGACGATCGCCGCGGACGGCCTCCTCGACCACGTCTCGGCGCTGGGCAAGGACATCGCGGCGGGCGTCGAGGCGCTCGGCCACCCGCTCGTCGCCGGGGTGCGCGGCAGCGGGCTGCTGCTCGGCATCGCGTTGCGGCAGCCCGTCTCGGGCGCGGTCGCCAAGGCCGTGCAGGACGCCGGCTACCTCGTCAACCCGGTCGCGCCGGACACCATCCGGCTCGCGCCGCCGCTCGTGCTCGACGGCGACCAGGCCCAGGGCTTCCTCACCGCACTCCCGAACGCGCTCGACACCACCACGAAGGACGCCGACTGA
- the argF gene encoding ornithine carbamoyltransferase, which translates to MLRHFLRDDDVSPAEQKAILDLADALKADPLGNKTLAGKSVTAIFEKNSTRTRFSFEVGISQLGGHPVIVDGRSMQLGREETIEDTSRVLSRYVDGIVWRTFAQKRIEAMATAASIPVVNALTDEFHPCQALTDLMTIRERKGKLAGLTLVYLGDGANNMAHSLLLAGVTAGMHVRVVSPLGFQPDQQVTLDAKRRGEETGGTATVFTDPYEAVDGADVLVTDTWTSMGQENDGLDRVGPFRALQVNAELLKKAADDAIVLHCLPAHRGWEITDEVIDGPASAVWDEAENRLHAQKALLVWLFEESRR; encoded by the coding sequence ATGCTCCGCCACTTCCTCCGCGACGACGACGTCAGCCCCGCCGAGCAGAAGGCCATCCTCGACCTCGCCGACGCGCTGAAAGCCGACCCGCTGGGAAACAAGACGCTCGCCGGCAAGTCGGTCACCGCGATCTTCGAGAAGAACTCGACCCGCACGCGGTTCTCGTTCGAGGTCGGCATCAGCCAGCTCGGCGGGCATCCGGTGATCGTCGACGGCCGCTCGATGCAGCTCGGCCGCGAAGAGACGATCGAAGACACGTCGCGGGTGCTGTCGCGGTACGTGGACGGCATCGTGTGGCGGACCTTCGCGCAGAAGCGCATCGAGGCGATGGCCACGGCGGCGTCGATCCCGGTCGTCAACGCGCTGACCGACGAGTTCCACCCGTGCCAGGCACTCACCGACCTGATGACGATCCGCGAGCGCAAGGGCAAGCTCGCCGGGCTGACCCTCGTCTACCTGGGTGACGGCGCCAACAACATGGCGCACTCGCTGCTGCTCGCCGGGGTCACCGCCGGGATGCACGTCCGGGTCGTCTCGCCGCTCGGGTTCCAGCCCGACCAGCAGGTCACGCTCGACGCGAAGAGGCGCGGCGAGGAGACCGGCGGCACGGCCACGGTCTTCACCGATCCGTACGAGGCGGTCGACGGCGCGGACGTGCTCGTCACCGACACGTGGACGTCGATGGGGCAGGAGAACGACGGCCTCGACCGGGTGGGCCCGTTCCGCGCCCTGCAGGTCAACGCCGAGCTGCTGAAGAAGGCCGCGGACGACGCGATCGTCCTGCACTGCCTGCCCGCGCACCGCGGCTGGGAGATCACCGACGAGGTGATCGACGGGCCGGCCAGCGCGGTCTGGGACGAAGCCGAGAACCGGCTGCACGCCCAGAAAGCTCTGCTCGTCTGGCTGTTCGAAGAGAGCCGGCGATGA
- a CDS encoding arginine repressor gives MTSSRVGRQARITELVSTMTIRSQTELAKLLAAEGIDVTQATLSRDLDELGAVKLRGPDSGAPVYVIPEDGSPVRGVQGGTSRLSRLLAELMVSADSSGNLMVLRTPPGAAQFLASAIDRAALEEVVGSIAGDDTVAVIAREPLSGKELAERFAALAHRSAQEQGDEGPP, from the coding sequence ATGACCAGCAGCCGGGTGGGGCGGCAGGCGCGGATCACCGAGCTGGTGTCCACGATGACGATCCGCAGCCAGACCGAGCTTGCCAAGCTGCTGGCCGCCGAGGGCATCGACGTCACCCAGGCGACGCTGTCGCGCGACCTCGACGAGCTGGGCGCGGTCAAGCTGCGCGGGCCGGACTCGGGCGCGCCGGTCTACGTGATCCCCGAGGACGGCAGTCCCGTCCGTGGGGTGCAGGGCGGCACGTCGCGGCTCTCCCGGCTGCTCGCGGAGCTGATGGTCTCGGCCGACTCGTCGGGCAACTTGATGGTTCTGCGGACGCCGCCCGGCGCGGCGCAGTTCCTGGCCAGTGCCATCGACCGGGCGGCGCTCGAAGAGGTCGTCGGCTCGATCGCGGGCGACGACACGGTCGCCGTCATCGCCCGGGAACCCTTGTCCGGCAAGGAGTTGGCCGAACGCTTCGCGGCCCTCGCGCACCGTTCGGCACAGGAACAAGGAGACGAAGGACCACCATGA
- a CDS encoding argininosuccinate synthase, with product MTVLADIFPAEGEFLAPDEVVVTFDRGVPVAIDGETVSVAEARWMLGARGEAQRIGRGEACAALERRPGRGCASLTTAVSGEVRLVLYDGRITVA from the coding sequence ATGACCGTGCTCGCCGACATCTTCCCGGCCGAGGGTGAGTTCCTCGCGCCGGACGAGGTCGTCGTCACCTTCGATCGCGGCGTTCCGGTGGCGATCGACGGCGAGACGGTCTCCGTCGCCGAAGCGCGCTGGATGCTGGGCGCGCGCGGCGAGGCGCAGAGAATCGGCCGCGGCGAGGCGTGTGCCGCGCTCGAACGGCGGCCCGGCCGCGGATGCGCCAGTCTGACCACTGCCGTGTCGGGCGAGGTCCGCCTGGTCCTGTACGACGGCCGGATCACGGTCGCCTGA
- the argH gene encoding argininosuccinate lyase produces the protein MSGNEQPVQLWGGRFASGPAEAMAALSASTHFDWRLAPYDIAGSRAHARVLRKAGLLTEDELAGMLTALDTLAQDVASGEFTPTIADEDVHTALERGLLERAGTELGGKLRAGRSRNDQVATLFRMWLRDAARRVVAGTLEVVDALVSQAKRHPDAILPGRTHLQHAQPVLLAHHLMAHGQALLRDVSRLQDWDARTAESPYGSGALAGSSLGLDPEAVAEELGFATSVENSIDGTASRDFVAEFAFAVAMLAVNLSRIAEEVIIWNTAEFGYVTLDDAWATGSSIMPQKKNPDVAELTRGKAGRLIGNLTGLLATLKAQPLAYNRDLQEDKEPVFDSVEQLELLFPAIAGMLATLTFHTDRLAELAPAGFTLATDIAEWLVRQGVPFRVAHEAAGESVRVAESRGVGLDELTDEEFEKINPALTPEVRAVLTVEGSVKSRDARGGTAPVRVAEQRARLEERVTTARQWLN, from the coding sequence GTGAGCGGGAACGAGCAGCCGGTGCAGCTGTGGGGCGGCCGGTTCGCCAGCGGTCCGGCCGAGGCGATGGCCGCGCTGAGCGCGTCGACGCACTTCGACTGGCGCCTGGCGCCCTACGACATCGCCGGGTCGCGCGCGCACGCTCGCGTGCTGCGCAAGGCGGGCCTGCTCACCGAAGACGAGCTCGCCGGCATGCTGACCGCGCTGGACACGCTCGCCCAGGACGTCGCGTCCGGCGAGTTCACCCCGACGATCGCCGACGAGGACGTGCACACGGCGCTTGAGCGCGGCCTGCTCGAGCGGGCGGGCACCGAGCTCGGCGGCAAGCTGCGCGCCGGCCGGTCGCGTAACGACCAGGTGGCCACGCTCTTCCGGATGTGGCTGCGCGACGCCGCCCGCCGCGTCGTCGCCGGCACCCTCGAGGTCGTCGACGCGCTGGTGTCCCAGGCGAAGCGGCACCCGGACGCGATCCTGCCCGGCCGCACGCACCTGCAGCACGCCCAGCCGGTGCTGCTCGCCCACCACCTGATGGCCCACGGCCAGGCACTGCTGCGCGACGTCTCGCGGCTGCAGGACTGGGACGCGCGCACGGCCGAGTCGCCGTACGGCTCGGGCGCGCTGGCCGGCTCGTCGCTGGGGCTCGACCCCGAAGCCGTCGCCGAGGAGCTGGGCTTCGCGACGAGTGTCGAGAACTCCATCGACGGCACCGCTTCGCGTGACTTCGTCGCCGAGTTCGCCTTCGCGGTCGCGATGCTCGCGGTGAACCTGTCCCGGATCGCCGAAGAGGTGATCATCTGGAACACCGCCGAGTTCGGCTACGTGACTCTCGACGACGCCTGGGCGACCGGCAGCTCGATCATGCCGCAGAAGAAGAACCCGGACGTCGCCGAGCTGACCCGCGGCAAGGCCGGCCGGCTGATCGGCAACCTCACCGGCCTGCTCGCCACGCTCAAGGCGCAGCCGCTGGCCTACAACCGCGACCTGCAGGAGGACAAGGAGCCGGTGTTCGACTCGGTCGAGCAGCTCGAGCTCCTGTTCCCGGCGATCGCCGGCATGCTCGCCACGCTGACGTTCCACACCGACCGGCTCGCCGAGCTGGCCCCGGCCGGGTTCACGCTGGCCACCGACATCGCGGAGTGGCTGGTGCGCCAGGGTGTCCCGTTCCGCGTCGCGCACGAGGCCGCGGGCGAAAGCGTCCGCGTCGCCGAGTCCCGCGGCGTGGGCTTGGACGAGCTGACCGACGAGGAGTTCGAGAAGATCAACCCGGCGCTCACCCCCGAGGTGCGGGCCGTGCTCACCGTCGAAGGCTCGGTGAAGTCCCGCGACGCCCGCGGCGGCACCGCGCCGGTCCGGGTGGCCGAGCAGCGCGCACGGCTCGAAGAGCGCGTCACCACTGCGCGCCAGTGGCTCAACTGA
- a CDS encoding DNA-3-methyladenine glycosylase: protein MSGDAGRLFTRDELALDPVDLAQLLLGSVLEATGPDGTVGVRLVEVEAYRGEDDPASHCYRGRTPRNAVMWGPAGHLYVYFVYGMHFCANVVGTHEDMPGAVLLRAGEVVEGLDVVRNRRPAARGTGELAKGPAILTSVLRIDRAQNGVDLTDPASPVRLRVGERVPAERIRTGPRVGVAMAMDTPWRFWDVGSPAVSTYRRGGKRRVRPAS from the coding sequence TTGAGCGGCGACGCAGGCCGGTTGTTCACCCGCGACGAACTGGCGCTCGACCCCGTCGACCTGGCCCAGCTGCTGCTCGGTTCGGTCCTGGAGGCCACCGGTCCCGACGGCACGGTCGGCGTCCGGCTCGTGGAGGTCGAGGCCTACCGCGGCGAGGACGACCCGGCGTCGCACTGCTATCGCGGCCGCACCCCGCGCAACGCCGTCATGTGGGGGCCGGCGGGCCACCTGTACGTGTACTTCGTCTACGGGATGCACTTCTGCGCGAACGTCGTCGGCACCCACGAGGACATGCCCGGCGCGGTGCTGCTCCGCGCGGGCGAGGTCGTCGAGGGCCTCGACGTCGTCCGCAACCGACGGCCGGCCGCGCGGGGGACCGGCGAGCTGGCCAAGGGCCCGGCCATCCTGACGTCGGTGCTGCGCATCGACCGCGCGCAGAACGGCGTCGACCTGACCGACCCGGCGTCCCCGGTCCGGCTGCGCGTCGGCGAGCGGGTGCCGGCCGAGCGGATCCGCACCGGGCCGCGGGTGGGGGTCGCGATGGCGATGGACACGCCGTGGCGCTTCTGGGACGTCGGCTCCCCGGCCGTGTCCACCTATCGTCGCGGCGGGAAGCGCCGGGTCCGACCCGCCAGCTAG